A genomic stretch from Desulfotignum balticum DSM 7044 includes:
- a CDS encoding Hsp33 family molecular chaperone HslO produces the protein MIKKDIFKQDVKARFKAAAKDRVHRFVMADNKIKGAMVHATLMVNEMRASHELGPVETLILGQAYIAGALLSTTLKGEDRISLSIECSGPIKGLDVEANGYGEVRGFLKTPEIVASDSAHTQSLSALFGAGFLTVTKYLEDARHPYSSRVHLAHGTIAQDLAAYFLESEQIPTGLNLSVVFDENQAVTGAGGIFLQGMPGADLQSLDIAEQILGQMDPPGQTLARGKSVENVVMETFAPLSPRLLDQTRVSFFCRCSRERMQGYLKNLSPDVRTDILENGPFPLEIRCHYCHSVYHFTQKALSRVLG, from the coding sequence ATGATTAAAAAAGATATTTTCAAGCAAGATGTCAAAGCCCGGTTTAAAGCGGCCGCCAAAGACCGGGTACACCGCTTTGTCATGGCAGATAACAAAATCAAGGGCGCCATGGTGCATGCCACGCTCATGGTGAATGAAATGCGGGCCAGTCATGAACTGGGACCTGTGGAAACCCTGATTCTGGGGCAGGCATATATTGCCGGGGCCCTGCTGAGTACCACCCTCAAAGGGGAAGACCGCATCAGCCTGAGCATCGAGTGTTCAGGGCCCATCAAAGGATTGGACGTGGAAGCCAATGGGTATGGAGAAGTCAGGGGATTTTTGAAAACCCCGGAAATCGTTGCTTCAGATTCAGCCCATACCCAATCGTTGTCTGCTTTGTTCGGGGCGGGATTTCTGACCGTGACCAAATATCTGGAAGATGCCAGACACCCTTATTCCAGCCGGGTTCACCTGGCACACGGCACCATTGCCCAAGACCTGGCCGCGTATTTTCTGGAGTCGGAACAGATTCCCACGGGACTGAACTTAAGTGTGGTGTTTGATGAAAATCAGGCCGTGACCGGTGCCGGGGGGATTTTTCTCCAGGGCATGCCCGGAGCGGATTTACAATCGCTGGATATTGCGGAACAGATCCTTGGGCAGATGGATCCCCCGGGCCAGACGCTGGCCCGGGGAAAATCAGTGGAAAATGTGGTGATGGAGACATTTGCCCCCTTGTCTCCCCGGCTGCTGGACCAGACCCGGGTATCGTTTTTCTGCCGGTGTTCCCGGGAACGCATGCAGGGGTATCTGAAAAATCTGTCCCCGGATGTCCGGACCGATATTCTGGAAAACGGTCCCTTTCCTCTGGAGATCCGCTGCCATTACTGTCATTCCGTGTATCATTTCACCCAAAAGGCCCTTTCCCGGGTCCTGGGTTGA
- a CDS encoding YifB family Mg chelatase-like AAA ATPase has translation MIAKTSSCSINGIDAFVVDVEADISMGLPVFQIVGLAEASVRESKERVRAAVNNSGYSFPMDRVIVNLAPADVQKTGSGLDLPVAMAVLGASGLVPPDGMASYLLSGELSLDGRIKPVRGILPVALTAREKGFKGLLVPADNAEEAGMVDGLDILPVSRLSQVVEYFSGHENIVPFVRDDRHAPQSALLDGIGDLSDVQGQSHAKRALEIAAAGSHHFLMTGPPGSGKSMLAKRLTAILPALTFEEILEVARVYSVVGGLEIWKKESGQRPFRSPHHTISDAGMVGGGSRPMPGEISLAHHGVLFMDELPEFKRNVLEVLRQPLEDGRVTIARAGIKAVFPCQFMLVAAMNPCPCGYLSEPGNTCTCSFSQIQAYRSRISGPLMDRMDIQVAVPRVSFASLVSRKKSEDSASVRERVMPARRIQIERFKSVSIFCNARMGTREIQKYCRLDANGQRLLARASDTLMLSARAVHSILKVARTIADLDQSADIRTGHVAEAVQYRGFDRENNSTLNG, from the coding sequence GCGGTGAACAATTCCGGGTACAGTTTTCCCATGGACCGGGTGATCGTGAATCTGGCACCGGCGGATGTGCAGAAAACCGGCTCCGGGCTGGACCTGCCCGTGGCCATGGCTGTTCTCGGGGCCTCGGGACTGGTCCCGCCCGATGGGATGGCATCATATCTGCTGTCCGGAGAATTGTCGCTGGACGGCCGGATCAAACCCGTGCGCGGGATTCTGCCCGTGGCGCTCACGGCCCGGGAAAAAGGATTCAAAGGGTTGCTGGTGCCGGCGGACAATGCCGAAGAAGCCGGCATGGTGGACGGTCTTGATATCCTGCCCGTCTCCCGGTTGTCCCAGGTGGTTGAATATTTTTCCGGACATGAGAACATCGTTCCGTTTGTCCGGGATGACCGTCATGCGCCTCAGTCTGCTTTACTGGACGGGATCGGGGATCTGTCCGATGTCCAGGGCCAGTCCCATGCCAAACGGGCGTTAGAGATCGCTGCGGCCGGCAGCCATCATTTTCTGATGACCGGCCCCCCCGGATCCGGCAAGAGCATGCTGGCCAAACGGTTGACCGCGATTCTGCCTGCGTTGACCTTTGAAGAGATTCTGGAAGTGGCCCGGGTATATTCCGTGGTGGGCGGGCTGGAAATCTGGAAAAAAGAATCCGGACAACGGCCGTTTCGATCGCCCCATCATACCATTTCAGATGCCGGCATGGTGGGCGGCGGTTCCCGGCCCATGCCCGGAGAGATCAGCCTGGCTCATCACGGGGTGCTGTTCATGGATGAACTGCCCGAGTTTAAACGAAACGTGCTGGAGGTGCTGCGGCAGCCGTTGGAAGACGGCCGGGTGACCATTGCAAGGGCCGGCATCAAAGCGGTATTTCCCTGTCAGTTCATGCTGGTGGCCGCCATGAATCCCTGCCCGTGCGGTTATCTGTCGGAACCCGGCAATACCTGTACATGCAGTTTTTCCCAGATCCAGGCTTATCGATCCCGGATTTCCGGTCCTTTGATGGACCGGATGGATATCCAGGTGGCGGTTCCCAGGGTGTCTTTTGCCTCCCTGGTTTCCCGGAAGAAATCCGAGGACTCCGCCAGTGTGAGGGAGAGGGTGATGCCGGCCCGGCGCATTCAGATCGAACGGTTCAAGTCCGTTTCCATTTTCTGCAATGCCCGCATGGGTACCCGGGAAATCCAAAAATACTGCCGTCTGGATGCTAACGGGCAGCGGTTGCTGGCCCGTGCGTCAGACACCTTGATGCTTTCGGCCCGGGCCGTTCATTCCATTCTTAAAGTGGCCCGCACCATCGCGGATCTGGACCAATCTGCAGATATCCGGACCGGACATGTGGCGGAAGCGGTTCAGTACCGGGGGTTTGACAGAGAAAACAATTCAACGCTAAATGGATGA